GGCAGCTGCAGGACGTGGCCGACAACCGGACGCGGTTCCTCGTCGTCGGGCCACCGTCCGCCGCGCCGCCGCCGACCGGGCGCGACAAGACCAGCGCGCTGCTGGTGCTGCGCGACAAGCCCGGCGCGCTGTACGAGGCGCTCAAGCCGCTGTCCGAGGCGGGCGTCAACCTCACCAAGATCGAGAGCCGGCCGTCGCGGCGGCGGCCGTGGGAATACGTGTTCTTTCTCGACATGGACGGCCATGCCGCCGATCCGGCGCTGCGCGACGTGCTCGACGCGGTGGCGGCGTGGTGCGAGCAGTTCAAGGTGCTCGGCTCCTACCCGAAGGTGAACTCCGATGGCTGACCCGTTCGACGACCTCGTACCGCCCTACATCCAGTCGCTGCGCCCGTATCAGCCGGGCAAACCGGTGGACGAGCTCGAGCGGGAACTCGGCATCGACGGCGCCATCAAGATCGCGTCGAACGAAAACCCGCTCGGTCCGTCGCCCAAGGCCGTCGACGCCGCGCGCGCCGCCGTGGCCGACTGCCATCTGTACCCGGACGGCGGCGCGTGGAAGCTGCGCCGCGCGCTCGCCGAGCGGCTCGGCGTCGGCCACGACGAGATCGTGTTCGGCGCGGGGTCCAACGAGATCATCGGCATGATCGTCAAGGCATTCTGTCGGCCCGGCGCGGACGAGGTGCTCGCGCACCGGTATGCGTTTTTGAGCTACCGGCTGTTTTCGCAGATGCACGGGGTCGACTTCGTCGAGGCTGACGTCCACGACGACCTTCGCTGCGACGTGGACGCGCTGATCGACCGGATGTCGGCGCGCACCCGCGTCATCTTCCTGGCCAACCCGAACAACCCGACGGGCGCGTACGTGCCGCGTCCCGAGTTCGAGCGCATCCTCGAGGCGGCGCCGCCGCGCGCGCTCGTCGTGGTCGACGAGGCGTATCACGAGTACGCGGTCGCGCTGGCCGACGATTACCCGCGGTCGCAGGACTACCGAGCCGACCGGCCGCTGCTCGTGACGCTGCGGACGTTCTCCAAAATCTACGGCCTCGCCGGACTGCGCATCGGCTACGCCGTGTGTGCGCCGCGCGTGGCCAACTACCTCGAACGCGTGCGGCGCCCGTTCAACGCGGCGTCGGTGGCGCAGGCTGCGGCGCTGGCGGCCCTCGACGACGACGCCCACGTCGATCGCAGCCGCGCGCACAACGCGGCGGCGATCGACGGCCTGCGCGCCGCGGTGGAGGAACTGGGCCTGCGCGCCTATCCGTCGGTCGCCAACTTCGTGCTCGCCGGCGTCGGTCGCGACGCGGCACCGGTCTACGACGCGCTGCTGCGCCGCGGCGTGATCGTGCGGCCGATGGCCGCGTGGGGCTTGCCGCATCACCTGCGCATCTCGGCGGCCGGTGCCGGCGACACGGCGCGGGTGGCGGCGGCGCTGCGCGACGTGTTGGCGGCGTGATGCGCGCGGCGCGGTGGGCGGCGGCTGCCGCGATCGCCGCCGCGGCGTGCGGCGGGCCGGCGGCGCGACCGCCGGAGCCCGTGCCGCAGGCGGCGCGACCGCGGCTGCCGACCGCCGGCGATCCGCTGCTGGCGTGGCTGCCCGCCGGCGCGAACGTGGTCGTCGAACTGGACCTGGCGCGGCTGCGGAGCAATCCGGTCGTGGGGCCGGTCGCCGCCGCCGCCGCGACGCAGCTGCCCGCGCGGATGTCTGGACTGGCGGGCGCCGACGTGGTCGTTCTGGCCGCTTACGCCGTGGGCGGCGCGGAGGCCGACAGCGTGCTGCTGGTGCGCGGCGGCGGCGCCCCGCCGGCTACCGCGGTGGCGCTCGACGCGGGCGTCGTGGCGCTCGGCCCGCCCGCGCTGGTCGCTCGCGTCGAAGCGGTTCGGGCAGGCCGGGGGCGCGCCGTCGCCGAAGACGACGTGTTCATGCGCCTGCGCGACGCGGCGATGCCCGAACGGGCCGGGGCGGCCACCGTGCGGGTGACCGCGCGCCTGGACTTCGACGCGCGGCTCGGGCTCGCGCGGCTGCTCGGCGCGGACGACGTGCCCGCGTCCGCGTCCGTGTGGGCGGACGTCGTCGACGATGCCGCCGCGGTCGCCGTCCTCGCGGGCGAGCGCGCCGGCGACGGACGCGCGCTGGCGGCGGCGATCGACCGATGGCGGGCGCGGTGGGCGGCGGATCCGCGCGCGCGCGCCGCCGGGGTCGCGCAGCTCGCCGACCGCGTGCGCGTCGACGAGCGCGGCGCGGTCGCGCGCGCGGTGTGGGTGGTCGGCCCGCGCGCGCTGCGGCGGACCGCGCGGCGACTCGCGCGCCGCCTCGGCGCTCCGCCCGGCAGTTGAACGCCGGCGATCCATGCGTTACACAGGGCCGTGCGTTCGTATCGCATCGAGCCGGCGGCGGGCCCTCTGTCGGGCACGCTGCGCGCGCCGGGCGACAAGTCGATCGGCCACCGCGCCGTGCTGCTCGCGGCGATCGCCGACGGGCCGGTGACCGTCACCGGCCTCGGTGCCGGCGCCGACAATCGCGCGACGGCGCGCGCGATGCGCCAGATGGGGGTCGAGTTCGACCGGCGCGGCGACGAGCTGGTCGTGCAGGGGGTCGGCCTCCACGGCCTGCGCGCGCCCGCGGCCGCGATCGACTGCGGCAACTCCGGGACGACCATGCGGCTGCTGTGCGGGTTGTTGTCGGCGCAACCATTTGCTGCGACCCTCACGGGCGACGCATCGCTGCGGCGCCGGCCGATGGCGCGGGTGGTCGAGCCGCTTCGCCGGATGGGCGCCGACATCACCGGGGACACGGCGCCGGTGCGCATACGGCCGGCGGCCGGGCCGCTGCGCGGCATCGACTACGCGCTGCCGGTCGCGTCGGCGCAGGTCAAAAGCGCGCTGCTGCTCGCCGGATTGTACGCGGACGGCGCCACGCGCATCGCCGAGCCCGGCCCGTCGCGCGACCACACGGAGCGGATGCTGCGGTTTCTCGGCGCGCCCGTGCGGGCCGAGCCGGGCCGCGTCACCGTGCTCGACCCCGCGGGTTGGGATCGGCGTCTCGCCGCGCGGTCGCTGGCGGTGCCCGGCGACCCGTCGTCGGCGGCGTTCGCGATCGCGGCGGCGGTCGTCGCCGGCGGCGCGCCGGTGCGCGTGCGCGGCGTGTGTCTCAACCCGACCCGCACCGGCTTCATCGACGCGCTGCGCGCGATGGGCGCGGATGTGCGGGTCGACGGCGCCGGCGAGCGCGGCGGCGAGACGGTCGGCGATGTCGTCGTCGACGGCCGGGCCGCCGGCCTGCGCGGCATCGAGGTCGGACGCGATCTGCTCGTGCGCTGCGTCGACGAGGTGCCGGTGCTCGCGGCAGTCG
This genomic stretch from Deltaproteobacteria bacterium harbors:
- a CDS encoding histidinol-phosphate transaminase — its product is MADPFDDLVPPYIQSLRPYQPGKPVDELERELGIDGAIKIASNENPLGPSPKAVDAARAAVADCHLYPDGGAWKLRRALAERLGVGHDEIVFGAGSNEIIGMIVKAFCRPGADEVLAHRYAFLSYRLFSQMHGVDFVEADVHDDLRCDVDALIDRMSARTRVIFLANPNNPTGAYVPRPEFERILEAAPPRALVVVDEAYHEYAVALADDYPRSQDYRADRPLLVTLRTFSKIYGLAGLRIGYAVCAPRVANYLERVRRPFNAASVAQAAALAALDDDAHVDRSRAHNAAAIDGLRAAVEELGLRAYPSVANFVLAGVGRDAAPVYDALLRRGVIVRPMAAWGLPHHLRISAAGAGDTARVAAALRDVLAA
- the aroA gene encoding 3-phosphoshikimate 1-carboxyvinyltransferase, which translates into the protein MRSYRIEPAAGPLSGTLRAPGDKSIGHRAVLLAAIADGPVTVTGLGAGADNRATARAMRQMGVEFDRRGDELVVQGVGLHGLRAPAAAIDCGNSGTTMRLLCGLLSAQPFAATLTGDASLRRRPMARVVEPLRRMGADITGDTAPVRIRPAAGPLRGIDYALPVASAQVKSALLLAGLYADGATRIAEPGPSRDHTERMLRFLGAPVRAEPGRVTVLDPAGWDRRLAARSLAVPGDPSSAAFAIAAAVVAGGAPVRVRGVCLNPTRTGFIDALRAMGADVRVDGAGERGGETVGDVVVDGRAAGLRGIEVGRDLLVRCVDEVPVLAAVAAVADGETWFRDAAELRVKESDRIATTAAMLRAFGVEVDERDDALGVRGRAGAPLAAADVDAAGDHRIAMAAVVAALAADGPCRVRDVANVATSYPEFADHMRALGVTLTEA